In Geothermobacter hydrogeniphilus, a single window of DNA contains:
- a CDS encoding HD domain-containing protein codes for MQQIRELVERGRGLVQGLYRLRNPEWRTTRQGRTYLAMELEDMSGRIPAYGWNFEAGQKGFPTDLACVNVTGILRRRRDGVAMDVNHIETVLDRLGDVVRLIPESFCPTPWRLFYLDAWVARLSIPALRQFVLNVLGDDSLAFLFVSVPASLKHHHNHPSGLLQHSLECVQLVSHFRQFSREQLELGMVAALFHDIGKVLTLTREMQRTSLGRTVDHDKLTLEVLAPHLQWLDRQWPQAGTDLRYLLTWGKGRGDGTIPRLTVAEAVRTADRISAGLDVKGA; via the coding sequence ATGCAACAGATTCGAGAGCTTGTTGAACGGGGCAGGGGGTTGGTTCAGGGGCTGTACCGCCTGCGGAACCCTGAATGGCGAACGACCCGTCAGGGGCGTACTTACCTCGCTATGGAACTGGAGGACATGAGCGGGCGGATTCCGGCTTATGGCTGGAATTTCGAGGCGGGTCAGAAAGGGTTTCCCACTGACCTGGCCTGTGTCAATGTGACCGGAATCCTGCGACGCCGCAGGGATGGTGTTGCCATGGATGTCAACCATATCGAAACCGTTCTTGATCGCCTTGGGGACGTGGTGCGCCTGATCCCCGAGAGTTTCTGTCCCACCCCTTGGCGCCTTTTCTATCTCGATGCCTGGGTGGCTCGATTGAGCATTCCGGCCCTGCGGCAGTTCGTTCTGAATGTTCTGGGTGATGACAGCCTTGCCTTCTTGTTTGTCTCGGTCCCTGCGAGTTTGAAGCATCATCACAACCACCCCAGTGGACTGCTTCAACACAGTCTGGAATGTGTGCAGCTGGTTTCCCACTTCCGGCAGTTTTCCCGTGAACAGCTGGAGCTGGGCATGGTGGCGGCCCTGTTCCACGATATCGGCAAAGTGCTGACCCTGACCCGCGAGATGCAGCGCACCAGCCTTGGTCGTACCGTCGATCACGACAAGCTGACCCTGGAGGTGCTGGCACCGCATCTGCAATGGCTTGACCGCCAGTGGCCGCAGGCTGGTACCGACCTGCGCTACCTGCTCACCTGGGGCAAGGGGAGGGGAGACGGGACGATTCCCCGGCTGACCGTGGCCGAGGCGGTGCGGACCGCGGACCGGATCAGTGCCGGGCTGGATGTCAAGGGAGCCTAG
- a CDS encoding antitoxin Xre/MbcA/ParS toxin-binding domain-containing protein, whose product MPDCHSALPDIDLHDVESRCRLAKMIMRLFDHWRLPVRDQAVLLGLSPKSGTTIARYRAGRPFADRQDLLGRAGHLLGIHQALRSIFPHNIELAYRWVSQPNKQFGNTAPIEIMKQGYEGLLRIRRHLELEAP is encoded by the coding sequence ATGCCTGACTGCCATTCTGCTTTGCCCGACATCGACCTGCATGACGTTGAAAGCCGGTGCCGTCTGGCCAAGATGATCATGCGCCTGTTCGACCACTGGCGGCTGCCGGTGAGAGATCAGGCCGTGTTGCTGGGACTTTCACCGAAAAGCGGGACGACGATCGCCCGCTACCGTGCCGGACGCCCCTTTGCCGACCGGCAGGATCTGCTCGGACGCGCGGGACACTTGCTGGGGATTCACCAGGCACTGCGCAGTATTTTTCCGCACAATATCGAGTTGGCTTACCGGTGGGTGTCGCAACCGAATAAGCAGTTCGGCAATACTGCACCGATCGAGATCATGAAACAGGGGTACGAAGGGCTGCTCAGAATACGGCGCCATCTCGAACTCGAAGCACCGTAA
- a CDS encoding DUF3232 domain-containing protein — MTSSIASISLPARLDLITRLVSRDEVPLHLLEKLLDSVQHHFFYTVAAETRLGIPRDHSGNPGQDMREELEKQRTITLETLTSDLRIFNDYLRRHFAAAPSGGLFDGPEEAIKDPEAVADWAGAMLMAIYRDRKR; from the coding sequence ATGACATCTTCCATTGCCTCCATCAGCCTGCCGGCCAGGCTCGACCTCATCACCCGCCTCGTCTCCCGGGACGAGGTGCCCCTCCATCTGCTGGAGAAACTCCTCGACTCGGTCCAACACCACTTTTTCTATACGGTGGCAGCAGAGACGCGACTGGGAATTCCCCGAGACCATAGTGGAAACCCCGGACAAGACATGAGGGAAGAACTGGAAAAGCAGCGAACCATCACCCTCGAAACCCTGACGAGCGACCTGCGCATCTTCAATGATTATCTGCGCAGGCATTTCGCGGCCGCACCGTCTGGCGGCCTGTTCGACGGGCCGGAAGAGGCCATCAAGGACCCGGAGGCCGTCGCGGACTGGGCCGGAGCAATGCTCATGGCCATCTACCGGGACCGCAAGCGTTAG
- the parS gene encoding type II RES/Xre toxin-antitoxin system antitoxin, translated as MAEDPAEIPGMKRLEKGWPELVASSRKGLSGKTLGYLASALQIPLAELAELLSISDRDLQRQKANKLLDKSLSVRVLQLADVISRAEDVFSDQSRARTWLKRPCPALRGQTPLNLLDTPFGIRAVLDELGRIEHGVYS; from the coding sequence ATGGCCGAAGATCCTGCTGAGATTCCTGGCATGAAAAGGCTGGAAAAGGGTTGGCCGGAGCTGGTCGCATCCTCCCGGAAGGGCCTGTCTGGAAAAACACTCGGCTATCTGGCAAGTGCCCTGCAGATTCCATTGGCAGAGTTGGCCGAGCTCCTGTCGATCTCGGACCGGGATCTGCAGCGCCAAAAAGCCAACAAGCTATTGGACAAATCACTTTCGGTCCGGGTGCTGCAACTGGCAGATGTGATCAGCCGTGCCGAGGACGTCTTTTCCGACCAGTCCAGAGCACGAACCTGGCTGAAACGTCCCTGCCCTGCGCTGCGCGGCCAGACCCCGCTCAACCTGCTCGACACGCCCTTCGGCATCAGGGCGGTTCTGGATGAACTGGGACGGATCGAGCACGGCGTCTACAGCTGA
- a CDS encoding zinc finger Ran-binding domain-containing protein → MFAIIVDYFLAKFIYSKFNSFFAGILFSLLSGIFSGFIFGLITGLILGDDTYQARAMIGATLHPFVTSIIFIVIYLKNNFKSNTLLSFKQTRSKYWSCHKCGINNYRKDTVCDFCGTPKKINHTNISK, encoded by the coding sequence ATGTTTGCTATTATTGTTGACTATTTTTTAGCAAAATTCATTTATTCAAAATTCAATTCTTTTTTTGCTGGAATTTTATTTAGTCTACTTTCTGGAATATTTAGTGGATTCATATTTGGATTAATCACAGGACTTATTCTCGGAGATGACACCTATCAAGCAAGAGCAATGATTGGCGCAACCTTACATCCATTTGTAACATCAATTATTTTCATTGTCATATATTTAAAAAATAATTTTAAGTCAAATACATTGTTATCATTTAAACAAACAAGATCCAAATACTGGTCATGTCATAAATGTGGAATAAATAACTATAGAAAAGATACTGTCTGCGACTTTTGCGGAACTCCAAAAAAAATTAATCATACTAATATTTCCAAATAA
- a CDS encoding ADP-ribosylglycohydrolase family protein: MGKGRRSDCSSCCGEQQSPAEVAYLDPRRFESFAESIKAHDPLRLDDHSALKAYCHGDRLGAPWESNSACYRPVSCEEILARAGDNARGTDESDIVECFLNFFRQYEVGADTEKLFLDWARYHTRHRAAVSYGRTWRDYFRTVSALEKASTLNYNALVRISVERGPGHKGSAGNGCLALVLPVYALARKNGLEPAQLIRGFCQLTHAHEDALLACHFLYDLLSNLDYCQGRGQLDVRSPLIRAYFSEAQYDLEPAAFAAKHPHNALAPVAVVHALYALQNGGDEEGVISLAISLGGDVDSTLALALMLYRLCVEQNVDPCRFTRDTLRPIIIICPDYGSPYATISHNGVPGVAHYGTVVGCSAMGFPYEYGVSQRLEEDFTDWQVQFELYAGLRRFSWQHYHERGLLLARRLKQELGDRFIVQYAKPYEDPDHETYAITIIDP; the protein is encoded by the coding sequence ATGGGAAAAGGACGCAGATCTGACTGTTCGTCATGTTGCGGTGAGCAGCAAAGTCCGGCCGAGGTTGCCTATCTTGACCCACGCCGCTTTGAAAGTTTTGCAGAAAGCATCAAAGCCCATGATCCGCTCCGCCTCGATGACCACTCCGCCCTGAAAGCCTACTGTCACGGCGACCGACTGGGCGCCCCTTGGGAAAGCAACAGTGCCTGCTACCGGCCAGTGTCCTGTGAAGAAATTCTGGCCCGTGCCGGGGACAATGCGCGGGGTACCGACGAAAGCGATATCGTCGAGTGTTTTCTCAACTTTTTCCGGCAATACGAGGTCGGAGCGGATACGGAAAAACTTTTCCTCGACTGGGCACGCTACCACACCCGTCACCGGGCCGCGGTCAGCTATGGGCGGACCTGGCGGGATTATTTCCGCACCGTTTCTGCCCTGGAAAAAGCGTCCACGCTCAACTACAACGCCCTGGTTCGCATCTCGGTCGAACGCGGTCCCGGACACAAGGGGTCGGCCGGCAACGGCTGCCTGGCCCTGGTGCTGCCGGTCTACGCTCTCGCCCGCAAGAACGGGCTTGAACCGGCTCAGCTGATTCGTGGCTTCTGCCAGCTGACTCACGCGCACGAAGACGCCCTGCTGGCCTGCCACTTCCTTTACGATTTGCTCAGCAACCTCGACTATTGCCAGGGGCGAGGGCAGCTGGATGTCAGATCCCCGCTGATCCGCGCCTATTTCAGCGAGGCCCAGTACGATCTCGAACCGGCGGCCTTCGCTGCAAAACATCCACACAACGCCCTGGCTCCCGTTGCCGTGGTGCACGCTCTCTACGCCCTGCAGAACGGCGGTGACGAGGAGGGCGTAATCTCCCTGGCGATCAGCCTCGGCGGCGATGTCGACTCGACCCTCGCCCTGGCTCTCATGTTGTACCGGCTATGCGTAGAGCAGAACGTCGACCCTTGCCGCTTCACTCGGGATACGCTGCGACCGATCATTATCATCTGTCCGGATTATGGTTCTCCCTACGCCACGATTTCGCATAACGGGGTTCCGGGGGTGGCACATTACGGAACAGTTGTTGGCTGCTCGGCCATGGGGTTTCCCTATGAGTACGGTGTTTCTCAGCGACTTGAAGAGGATTTTACGGACTGGCAGGTGCAGTTTGAACTGTATGCCGGTTTACGGCGGTTTTCCTGGCAGCACTACCATGAGCGGGGTTTGCTGCTGGCCCGTCGGTTGAAACAGGAACTCGGCGACAGGTTTATTGTCCAGTACGCCAAGCCGTATGAGGATCCCGATCATGAGACCTACGCCATCACCATCATCGACCCCTGA
- a CDS encoding sigma-54 interaction domain-containing protein, with protein MKKILFAWVGMHDIRAARDDRVDDLGPIARVVSEVAYDRLVLLNNYGKEEKVPDYIKWLRTKCSAVIELIEVKLPSPIDFAAIYVAAKKQVEKVFREEKGRVAPVFHLSPGTPAMQAVWIMLGKGPFVEAELIQSSREQGVQSVEMPFDIYAEYIPDIQAGADRRLMVLANGDSLYDKSFDLPTSTPGHGIIHQCAAMKILVAQADLVAGRNVPVLLEGETGTGKELFAQHIHAESRRSNKPFLPVNCGAIPKDLFEAEFFGYARGAFSGAVKDHSGYFEQADGGTLFLDELGEMPLDAQVKILRVLTDGVVRRIGDPRERQVDVRIIAATNRDLLAEVAAGRFRADLFYRLAVAMLKLPPLREREGDIHLLLEHILGQVNRELGKESGYKQKKFSINAKNLMKRHLWPGNAREMHNTILRICVWCQNEVIQEEDVRRALLPGIAEDKDDILSRPLGEGFNIQELQAFLTSHYIRRALDEAGGNKSRAAALLGLKNYQTLNNWMEKYGVEM; from the coding sequence ATGAAGAAAATTTTGTTTGCTTGGGTCGGCATGCACGACATCAGGGCGGCGCGCGACGATAGGGTCGATGATCTTGGCCCGATCGCCAGGGTGGTGAGTGAGGTCGCCTACGACCGGCTCGTGCTGCTCAATAACTACGGCAAGGAAGAGAAGGTTCCCGATTACATCAAGTGGTTGCGGACGAAATGTTCGGCGGTGATTGAACTCATCGAAGTCAAGCTGCCGAGCCCCATCGATTTCGCCGCGATCTATGTTGCGGCGAAAAAGCAGGTCGAAAAAGTATTCAGGGAGGAGAAGGGCCGGGTGGCGCCCGTTTTCCACCTCAGTCCCGGCACGCCGGCGATGCAGGCGGTCTGGATCATGCTCGGCAAGGGTCCCTTTGTCGAAGCGGAACTGATCCAGTCATCCCGGGAGCAGGGAGTGCAGAGTGTCGAGATGCCCTTCGATATCTACGCGGAATATATTCCCGATATACAGGCCGGAGCGGATCGCCGATTGATGGTGCTGGCTAATGGGGACTCCCTTTACGATAAAAGTTTTGATTTACCTACGTCCACTCCTGGGCACGGCATCATCCATCAGTGCGCGGCCATGAAAATCCTGGTTGCACAGGCCGATCTGGTCGCCGGCCGTAATGTGCCGGTCCTGTTGGAGGGGGAGACGGGGACCGGCAAGGAGCTGTTTGCCCAGCATATTCATGCCGAAAGCCGCAGATCAAACAAGCCTTTTCTGCCGGTCAACTGCGGGGCGATTCCCAAAGACCTGTTCGAAGCGGAGTTCTTCGGCTACGCCAGGGGGGCTTTTTCCGGTGCCGTCAAGGACCATTCCGGCTATTTCGAACAGGCCGACGGCGGCACCCTGTTCCTGGATGAGTTGGGAGAGATGCCCCTCGACGCGCAGGTCAAGATCCTCAGGGTGTTGACTGACGGAGTTGTGCGGCGGATCGGCGATCCCCGGGAGCGCCAGGTCGATGTCCGCATCATCGCCGCGACCAACCGAGATCTCCTGGCCGAGGTTGCCGCGGGGCGCTTCCGGGCCGATCTCTTCTATCGGCTGGCAGTGGCGATGCTCAAGCTGCCCCCGCTACGGGAGCGCGAGGGGGATATCCATCTGCTGCTGGAACATATCCTCGGGCAGGTCAACCGTGAACTGGGCAAGGAGTCGGGCTACAAACAGAAGAAATTTTCCATAAACGCAAAAAATCTTATGAAACGGCATCTCTGGCCGGGCAACGCCCGGGAGATGCACAACACCATTCTGCGGATCTGTGTCTGGTGTCAGAACGAGGTGATCCAGGAGGAGGATGTGCGTCGCGCACTTCTGCCTGGCATCGCCGAGGATAAAGATGATATCTTGTCCAGGCCCCTGGGGGAGGGCTTCAATATCCAGGAATTACAAGCCTTTCTGACCTCCCACTACATTCGCCGGGCGCTTGATGAGGCCGGCGGCAACAAAAGCCGGGCGGCCGCGCTGCTGGGGCTGAAGAATTATCAGACGCTCAACAACTGGATGGAGAAGTACGGAGTCGAGATGTAG
- a CDS encoding KAP family NTPase: MPEKQDRITFEFRDEYQRRPIAEKIIRLLESGAKVSPLVIDGSWGSGKTEFCKKLIHLIEDGESSLRPIYVDAFKADHADEPLMTLMAAVLNALPEAEREPLIKKALPAIKFGVKTALKAGTSWLLKQDAADVVKDFKDEVKKAGDELINHAVESVLKDHVAAEQNITALQTALAELAKDAPIVLFIDELDRCRPDFAVNMLENIKHVFDVDGVQFVLITNFDQLRSSINHCYGNGLDAQRYLDKFVQFSLSLSDTHKPGGNQAILASTTHFINLVGKSELLDNTELNGERSSLLIGLIEKNRLSLREVETLVLYLEIYQTLTNRKGLSGVGTYGYFLLRVLGVYLYCFEKDMAKAFARGQVKVGEFASSMGREQLFDQWNGDEPTTIDLVVALISSENAAYGDDFSFKDDTQRINWRKAFQAYCGTEYAGHSGGFTKTVAGAIETMKLAG; this comes from the coding sequence ATGCCTGAAAAACAAGATAGGATCACGTTCGAATTCCGCGACGAATACCAGCGAAGACCGATTGCCGAAAAGATTATCCGGCTTCTGGAATCTGGCGCAAAGGTGTCCCCATTGGTCATTGATGGCAGCTGGGGCTCCGGGAAGACCGAGTTCTGCAAAAAGCTCATCCATCTGATTGAAGATGGCGAGTCGTCCCTGCGACCGATCTATGTCGATGCCTTCAAGGCCGACCATGCTGATGAGCCTTTGATGACCCTGATGGCGGCGGTTCTGAACGCGCTGCCGGAAGCAGAGCGTGAGCCACTGATCAAAAAGGCGCTGCCCGCAATCAAGTTCGGCGTCAAAACCGCCCTGAAGGCCGGCACCAGCTGGCTGCTGAAACAGGACGCGGCCGATGTGGTCAAAGACTTCAAGGACGAGGTCAAAAAGGCCGGTGACGAACTGATCAACCACGCCGTCGAATCCGTGCTCAAAGACCACGTCGCAGCCGAGCAGAACATCACCGCCCTGCAAACCGCCCTGGCCGAGCTGGCCAAAGATGCCCCCATCGTTCTGTTCATCGACGAACTCGACCGCTGCCGCCCCGATTTTGCCGTCAATATGCTCGAGAACATCAAGCATGTCTTTGATGTAGACGGTGTTCAGTTCGTGCTGATCACTAACTTCGATCAACTCCGTTCCTCCATTAACCACTGCTACGGCAACGGCCTCGACGCCCAGCGTTACCTCGACAAATTCGTGCAGTTCAGCCTGAGTCTTTCAGATACCCATAAGCCGGGTGGGAACCAAGCGATTCTGGCCTCGACGACTCATTTCATAAATCTGGTTGGCAAAAGCGAATTGTTGGACAACACGGAGTTAAATGGCGAACGATCATCATTGCTGATTGGACTGATTGAAAAAAATCGCTTGTCGTTACGAGAAGTTGAGACTTTGGTTTTGTATCTAGAAATTTATCAGACTCTAACTAACAGAAAAGGTTTGTCGGGTGTTGGGACGTATGGATATTTCCTTCTCAGGGTCTTGGGTGTCTACCTGTATTGTTTCGAAAAAGATATGGCAAAGGCATTTGCTCGTGGGCAGGTGAAGGTTGGTGAGTTTGCATCTTCAATGGGGAGAGAACAACTTTTTGACCAGTGGAACGGTGACGAACCGACAACGATTGACCTTGTAGTAGCGCTGATAAGTTCTGAGAATGCCGCCTACGGCGATGACTTTTCCTTCAAAGATGATACTCAGCGTATTAATTGGCGTAAAGCGTTTCAGGCATACTGTGGGACAGAATATGCTGGTCACAGCGGCGGATTTACGAAAACTGTGGCTGGCGCTATTGAGACTATGAAACTGGCGGGGTGA